ATACAGGACACGAAACAGACGAGGTCGTTTAAAGAGCCACACACCGTGGACAACTTGTCACGTCCTGAGAATTTGATCCGTCGTGCTGTCGTGAGTTGACGCGGCCGTGAACGTTAACGACATTTCAGGGGACGTTGTAGCCGCTGGGTGCGTTTGTTTTTCACTCCGGCACGGAGAAAAAATGCTACACGGTCGCTGCTGCGGTTATCAAGCTATTATCCTAGCCTAGCGGCTCGGTGCAGGGAACTACCCCAGACCCAGAGCAGACGTCATCAACATACTCTGTATTTAAATGGTCGCGTACGAGGAGGTCATCGCTGGAAAAAAACGACGATTACTCGGTAGGTGTGAGCCACCGCGGCGGCTGAGCTTTCATGGCTGCACTGCAATGCAAAGACGCACTTTAAAATTGACTGCTGCGACCTGCATGATTAATAGGGCACATGGAAGGTGGCGGAGCAGCTGTTAGCTTTGCTGCTAGCTGCCGAAACGACCTTTGGAGACGTCAGCCTGTTAGCTGCCTGCGCTGGTTCCAGGCTGGGTGTTATCCGTGGTCGCCTGCCTTTGCTATATCCGAGTGTTGTATTTCATGTAGGCCTTCAATGGCTAGGCGAGTCACTGACTTAATCTCATTGATTGCATCACAAGACAAGGCAGGGTGCAGCCCGAGCACGTTCACTGCGTTTGGTCAGACgtgtattttatttctgaagAGGGCACATCAACTTAATAATTATGTCTCATGCTTTTTTacccccccctcaccctcccttcCTATTTCAGGATAAAAAAGACGGTGAAAGCCAAAAGTCAACTGAAGATCACTGGGTGTCCTAAATGGGGGACTACGGGTTTGGAGTTCTGGTGAAGAACAGCAGTGGTAACAAATCTGCCTTCCCCTTGCGGATCCCTCCTCACCTCCAACCCCAGCACCCACACCACCCTTCCAACCCCCCCAGCCCCCCTTCCTTCGTAAACAACACCTGCTCCACCAATGGGGGCAGCGCTTGGCTGTTCCCCGCCGTAGCCCCGCACAGTAACATGCAAGATGAGATTCTGGAGTCAGACAAGTCCAAGGCCTTGGACCTCCAGGACATGCAGGAGAAGTCTCAGGTCCAGACCCAGCCCCAGGCCTTGTCTCCGGGCCAGCAGGAGGCCGGGGTAGGCCTAGGAGAGCTTGAGGGTGCGCTCCCTGAGGACGGTTCGCTGGAGAAGGGTTCTTTGGAGAGCAGCAGTGGCAAAGAGAAGCTGAGGATGGAGTCCCCAGTGCTAAGTGGGTTTGACTACCAGGACAGCCTGGGAATGGGTACAAGCATTGCACAGTCCacctcttcatcttcactgaCCAGCTTTAACAACTGGTCCCCTGCTGTCCCATCCACCCAGTCTCCAGTGGTTGGAGAAGATGTAGGAGGGTTCTTTGGCCCGGCTGGCTCCAACGCCAACGGACCTCCCCTGCTGTTCCAGAACTTCTCCCACCACGCAGGCCCTGGCTTTGGTGCGGGGGGGAGTTTTTCTCCGCAGATTGGGCCAGTCTCTCAGCACCACGCGCCCACACCTCATCCCCAACACTACCACCCCCATGGTCAGGGGGTCCCACAGCAGCACCGACGCTCCCCAGCTAGCCCTCATCCACCTCAGCCTTCTTTCCCTCCGCACCCCCACCGCACCGGACCATTCACCCAGCTTCCCCACCTCACTACTGCCCAGAATAAACCCCCCTCTCCTTGGGGAAGCTACCAGAGTCCCTCCACTCCCACGTCCACCTCCTGGAGCCCTGGTGGGTATGGTGGCTGGGGAGGCACACAGGGGGTGCGAGAGTATCGGCGGGGGGTAGGTGGAGGTATGTCGGGCCTTAACTCCATCTCCCCGCTGAAGAAGTCCTTCCCTAACAACCAGGTAGATGACAACTCATCTTAACTGATTTAGTAGAGTAGATGATCTCATGCAATACATTAGGTTTGGAAACTCATCTATCTGTCCTCACAGGTTCCCTCTCAGAAGTTCCCCAGAAATAGTTCTGGCTTCAATCACAAGGGCTGGGTGGAGGACACTATGAGCCGCAGTGACAGCATCTACCCTTTCCAGGTGAGTCATGCTCACTCTAATGTGTAGGAACTGAATAGGTTGTCTAAAACGACTTGGGCTGTGGTCTTACATGGctgcaaaatgtaaatatgtccATCCCCCCACCACAGGCCAATGATATTAACCCTGTTAAACATGCTTATCTGTGTCAAATTCAACAAATGAGCCGAAGAGAAAAACATGATCAAATGGATGAATAGAAACTtattgtgtgttcttgtgtatGAGCACTTATCTAGGTCATATGGGTGAAGGAGAGCTCTCTTATCATCTGCTCTGATCACATGGCCTTCCTCCTGTGCTGATTTGAGAAGTCTTGTGCTCGACTGCAGCTTTGCATGCTCCAAGCCCATTTAGATACAATGTGAAGCACAACTCTAATGCGTTATGAATGACTAATCATGGCTCTTCTTTGTTTCCGGATTAGTTTAAAATACCAATTTATTGTTTTACCTTAGGCTGTATTCATTATattaacataatatataattttcACAGCAGCGATAGgcaggtgatcatttttgtgaCACACTCTGGGTTCCATTTTCTGTTTACAGTGCTTTCATCTGAAGGCCTCGACTGGGATATTCTCTgcagttctttttttattagcaATTAGTAATGTAGCAAACTAAGCCGGGGCTCTTACATCTTGTGCTGCTTTAGATGTGAAGGGGGAAGTGAGTTGGCTAAttgttgtcttcctctctttcagcAGGAGAGAACACGGTCTTTTGATGGTTTCAGTATGCACTCTCTAGAGAACTCGCTGATTGACATTATGAGGGCTGAGCAGGATTCCTTGAAAGGTTGGTTCCCAAACTAAACAATGACGAGGAAGGAATCGTTTCCCTCAATGCTGGCTGAGGATCAATGCAGCCATGTATTTGACAGCAAGGAGAATTTTGGTTGTTGTTTCATAATGCTAGCAACTGATTGCGGTGACAGCAGCTGTTAAGGCTGGACATGCAGGCTGCTGGCTCCCAAATGTTAGAAGCCTGTGTATCCACAACAAGTGGACATATCGATGAAGTGAATACTCATTTGGTGACACACAATGTTTGCTTTTGTCAAGACTTGTAGAAAAATTGTGGCAATGGAAACTTCTaattctgtagttttttgcAGACTAAGAAATCTTTCAATCAGTTTAAGCaggtgtttatttgtcataattTTGTccataaaatgttattttattcttaatCCAACCTCTTTTGGATACTCTGTCAAACGGCCTCTCATATTAGGGCCACAGAGTTAAGAGGTAAGGTGTCTACACAAAAGCTATGAGGCCAAAAGGAAAACAATAGACCCATATCACTGTAATATTATTTTGTAATAGTAAATAGAATAGTATATGTATTTTTATccttatttttttccccattctttctttttttcgaTAGATCCTGCATTTCAGAATTCAGTTCtttttaagccattttcagacatacACAACCCAGCTGTGGGTTCTATACACAAACGTGTttacaacagcatcaaatcctctgcattattcagacaAAAGAGGTggtgcagaggcaggaagtgacattcATTTTGCTGCGTAGGTCActtgattttcttgacaacacgCTGGTGTCGGTTCTTATCGGCACAAACTGTCTAGACATGTTTGTCGATTGTCAACGTGTGGGTCATCGCCTTTTCACagttgatatttgttttcttttagttttgtccatttttgtgtctgtcgcgtgctagaagcatcatcaactcCCCTACTCGTTCACGGTGAATCCAATGGGGGACTCCCCGCTGTGTCCCCACATTGGATTCCCTTGACTTTCgatggattttaaaaatataccAAAATATGTCAGTAGCAGTGACTATCATAAATACCAGAATCAAGCATTGCATGTCATGGTTCATTCTTTGGTCATATTTGTTTGTGATTTAAATCAAAACTCTTTAGTTTTTCTAAGTCAAGAatcaaaaatattgttttattattggcACAAAAACTCTAAACAATTGCAATCAAATCCGTTTTAACACTGCATGAATGAGATCCACCATGATGGGTCTCAGCTTGGTATTACATGACGGCACGTCTCATCTTCATGACAACCATCACCAgcatttttacagtgtagacTCAATGATCTCAGCTAATGCTCTCATTAATAAATCATTGCACTTCAGTTTTGTTGCTGTCTAATGTAAAAGAAGATTTTTTCCCATCACAGCAGCTAATTTTGGACAGATGATACTACCCTTTGATCACACATACATCGAGTGATGGTTTGTAATTTTCAAGGCTAACACAAGAGTCCTTGAATTTATTCCAGAGTTTTCCTCGAATATGATATCACCCTAACATGGGAGAATAAACTGAGCTATATTTACCATTTGATTTATCTACTGAATAACTTCATACTGTCCTGAGATGTTTGTCAACGTGATCCTTCGTTTCAGAAGCTATTTATATGTAAAAGAAAGGAGATTATATTTCATGACAGTATTCTGAGGtctcttctgtttttgtcaCTTAGGGCGTTACAGCTTCTCTCACCAGGGTGGAGATGGGCCTCTACCTATGAATGGTATGTAAATGACATGCATACAAATATGCAGTAGCAAAGGTCAGCGCTTAAAATCATTGCGTTTCAAATGCTGATAAGAAGTAATAATGGCCATTTTATTGCAAGTCAATACTTAGCTGGCTTCTTCAAAAGTAGGTCATAGGGATTTTCTTTTGGTgagctcatataaaataaaaaacaaaagtaaaaactcAGTATATCATAACCATGCTGAGATATTTCCTGAATAACAAGTTGTAAaacctttaaatattttgtcacattatttgttttattgctttctCAACTGCTGTGGTAGGCATAAGAACTGGCTGACCAAAGGGAgttcaaatagaaaaacaatgttGATCAGAGAGCGTCAAGAGCAAAAATAAGATGATAAGCAAAGACTAATAAATGGGCCTTGTAAACTGAATTTAATGTTTGTAGTGGTATTAAAAATCCCAGTGTCTTTTTTCATTCTTATTATAAGAGAGCTTTATTATTTGAATGATTCCATCTGTCTAGTTTATACTGTACAAATGTATACCAGCATTATATCTGTAGCAGCCTTAAGGTTCAAATAGATAACCTGAGATTTTTGATGAAGAGCATTTTGGCCAGTGGAAGCTCAGAATGGCTGTTACGGCAGCCATTTTGTCTGATGACCAACATATTCATTTCCAGTCAGTTTGTTTTACATCTTCTTTTTATGATGTGCCTTTTTCAAGAAAGCCATTTCAAaggtgttttgtgttgttttatatgCAGCGAGAAGTTATGGCAGAAGACGAGGTAaagtttgtgaatgtgtcttaATTTGTTCATTGCAATGTCAAGCTGTTATGATCCCTGAGTTTTTTTGTGCtgcttctgtgtttgtctgctttattttgttttggttaCTGATTATTTTGGCCCTTGATTGTTGTCAGTGTCAAAACCCCTTCTTCTGTCGGGAGTGAAAGTCTTAAGTTTCCCTGCGCAAGACCTGGTAGTGATAATTCTcgtgcttttactttgtctttACAAAATGGTAATCATGGCTGCTTCTGTATGTATTTCTTAAAATAATTCAATGCATTTACCACCAATCAAACTCTCTGCTCATTGCAATATTACATTTGAACAGTGGTTCAGCTTAACCGGTGCTGAGGCCATGTGTAATCCAGGTCATTCTCTCCACTAGGTCATTCCTCTCTGTTCCCCATGGAGGATGAACGCTCTTTTGGAGAGGACGAGTCAGGTGACCAGGGGCTTCCTGGCCTTGGCTCAGCCCACTGTTTCCCCCACCTCAATGGTGAACGCGTGGAACGATATTCTCGCAAGGTGTTTGTTGGAGGTCTGCCCCCAGACATAGATGAAGGTAAAGTTTTGTTACAGCCATAGTGGATGTGTCACTAAGTTCAGTGtttgaaggtccagtgtgtaagatttaggtaaaaggatcttttggctgaaattgaatgtaaaaataatccttgggatgttttcactagtgtgtttcttctaaattatatgaattgttgttatCTTCACCCTAGAATGggtcttttatatttaaatactttatatttacatcaagggggtcctctctacggaggccgccatgttttttacagttgttcaaactctacaaactaaacaccttttgagtttttatgacaactgaagtctaacacaggttctctttcaagttggggagggtgaggtgagggttatcagctgcaacatgcaatttcaccccTAGATGGcactaaattctgcacactgtacctttaagtaggttttgatgatgatgataatattattgttgattgattttctgagttttactttttcagaTGAAATCACTGCCAGTTTCCGTCGGTTTGGTCATTTGTTTGTAGACTGGCCCCACAAGGCAGAGAGCAAGTCCTATTTTCCACCAAAAGGTGAGTCAAACCTGTTAAACTTTATATTTGTTTGAGCGGTTTGAGTTATTGCAATTGCATTGCAATGGTGAATATTTTCTCAttagtgtgtgtctttgcactTATTGTTCTGTTTTGTCAAACCTTTTCAGGATACGCATTTTTGCTGTTCCAAGACGAGAGCTCTGTTCAGGCTCTGATTGACGCCTGCATTCAAGAGGATAGTAAACTGTACCTGTGTGTCTCTAGCCCCACCATCAAAGACAAGCCTGTAAGTCTCAAACTGCTTCATCTTGTCGAACAAGTACAACATTTTATTGAATGTTTGCATAAGACAAGTGATCGTTGTTTTATTGTCTGATCCTTGTatgcaaaaaaaactgtaaaattcaGTGGAGCTGTGTTTTGACTAAAATTAGGGCTTTGCAGTGATAATCACATCAAAGATTATCACAGTTAgattaattattccctgagaaatcagtcaaaatgtcaacaaaacacACCATCTCACGATTAAAGTGAAAAActccaccaaaatgtaatgggttctttatTGGCCCATGTCCCAGCAGTTTCTGTGTATTCCTgtggacagacaaacagacaatgtGTGCATCTAAACTATTTGACTGTCATCCCAAGAGCTTGATGTAAAAGGTCATAGCCACCACCAACAGCATTTTGCAATATCAGTAAATGGCATCAGAGaattttgttaatataatgTATCTTATTCATAAAGGAGCTGAGCTGGACTGggagaaatacatttttgtcatCTTGATTGTTGCAGGTCCAGATCCGACCCTGGAACCTAAATGACAGTGATTTCGTTATGGATGGCTCTCAGCCATTGGATCCGAGGAAGACCATCTTTGTAGGAGGTGTCCCTCGCCCCCTTCGTGCAGGTACGTGTGATGACCCCTAAATGTATTTCATTCCCATTACTGATTTAGATTTCATTAACTTGCATTCTGTGTTGCTGTTCCAGTGGAGCTTGCCATGATTATGGACCGTCTGTATGGGGGAGTGTGTTACGCTGGGATCGATACAGACCCTGAACTCAAGTATCCAAAAGGGGCGGGAAGAGTGGCCTTCTCCAATCAGCAAAGCTACATTGCAGCCATTAGTGCCCGATTTGTTCAACTGCAGCACGGGGAGATTGATAAACGGGTGAGTCCATATGAGGCTAGCAGCTTCCTTTCAGGTCTAATAAAGAGTGAATGTTGATAAAATATTTCCCATCAATCTAACATCCTGCTGTGCACGCATTCAGATTTTTCCTCAACCTCCATTTTGACTGTTTTCCTGTCATCCACCCTCTGCCTCTCAGGTGGAAGTGAAGCCATATGTCCTGGACGACCAGCTGTGTGACGAGTGCCAGGGCACCCGCTGTGGGGGGAAGTTTGCTCCTTTCTTTTGCGCCAACGTGACCTGTCTGCAGTACTACTGTGAGTACTGCTGGGCAGCCATCCACTCCCGGGCCGGCCGCGAGTTCCACAAGCCGCtggtgaaggagggaggggacCGACCACGACACATCTCTTTCCGTTGG
This window of the Paralichthys olivaceus isolate ysfri-2021 chromosome 9, ASM2471397v2, whole genome shotgun sequence genome carries:
- the LOC109626761 gene encoding cytoplasmic polyadenylation element-binding protein 4-like isoform X2, with the protein product MGDYGFGVLVKNSSGNKSAFPLRIPPHLQPQHPHHPSNPPSPPSFVNNTCSTNGGSAWLFPAVAPHSNMQDEILESDKSKALDLQDMQEKSQVQTQPQALSPGQQEAGVGLGELEGALPEDGSLEKGSLESSSGKEKLRMESPVLSGFDYQDSLGMGTSIAQSTSSSSLTSFNNWSPAVPSTQSPVVGEDVGGFFGPAGSNANGPPLLFQNFSHHAGPGFGAGGSFSPQIGPVSQHHAPTPHPQHYHPHGQGVPQQHRRSPASPHPPQPSFPPHPHRTGPFTQLPHLTTAQNKPPSPWGSYQSPSTPTSTSWSPGGYGGWGGTQGVREYRRGVGGGMSGLNSISPLKKSFPNNQVPSQKFPRNSSGFNHKGWVEDTMSRSDSIYPFQERTRSFDGFSMHSLENSLIDIMRAEQDSLKGRYSFSHQGGDGPLPMNARSYGRRRGHSSLFPMEDERSFGEDESGDQGLPGLGSAHCFPHLNGERVERYSRKVFVGGLPPDIDEDEITASFRRFGHLFVDWPHKAESKSYFPPKGYAFLLFQDESSVQALIDACIQEDSKLYLCVSSPTIKDKPVQIRPWNLNDSDFVMDGSQPLDPRKTIFVGGVPRPLRAVELAMIMDRLYGGVCYAGIDTDPELKYPKGAGRVAFSNQQSYIAAISARFVQLQHGEIDKRVEVKPYVLDDQLCDECQGTRCGGKFAPFFCANVTCLQYYCEYCWAAIHSRAGREFHKPLVKEGGDRPRHISFRWN
- the LOC109626761 gene encoding cytoplasmic polyadenylation element-binding protein 4-like isoform X1, which gives rise to MGDYGFGVLVKNSSGNKSAFPLRIPPHLQPQHPHHPSNPPSPPSFVNNTCSTNGGSAWLFPAVAPHSNMQDEILESDKSKALDLQDMQEKSQVQTQPQALSPGQQEAGVGLGELEGALPEDGSLEKGSLESSSGKEKLRMESPVLSGFDYQDSLGMGTSIAQSTSSSSLTSFNNWSPAVPSTQSPVVGEDVGGFFGPAGSNANGPPLLFQNFSHHAGPGFGAGGSFSPQIGPVSQHHAPTPHPQHYHPHGQGVPQQHRRSPASPHPPQPSFPPHPHRTGPFTQLPHLTTAQNKPPSPWGSYQSPSTPTSTSWSPGGYGGWGGTQGVREYRRGVGGGMSGLNSISPLKKSFPNNQVPSQKFPRNSSGFNHKGWVEDTMSRSDSIYPFQQERTRSFDGFSMHSLENSLIDIMRAEQDSLKGRYSFSHQGGDGPLPMNARSYGRRRGHSSLFPMEDERSFGEDESGDQGLPGLGSAHCFPHLNGERVERYSRKVFVGGLPPDIDEDEITASFRRFGHLFVDWPHKAESKSYFPPKGYAFLLFQDESSVQALIDACIQEDSKLYLCVSSPTIKDKPVQIRPWNLNDSDFVMDGSQPLDPRKTIFVGGVPRPLRAVELAMIMDRLYGGVCYAGIDTDPELKYPKGAGRVAFSNQQSYIAAISARFVQLQHGEIDKRVEVKPYVLDDQLCDECQGTRCGGKFAPFFCANVTCLQYYCEYCWAAIHSRAGREFHKPLVKEGGDRPRHISFRWN
- the LOC109626761 gene encoding cytoplasmic polyadenylation element-binding protein 4-like isoform X3, which codes for MGDYGFGVLVKNSSGNKSAFPLRIPPHLQPQHPHHPSNPPSPPSFVNNTCSTNGGSAWLFPAVAPHSNMQDEILESDKSKALDLQDMQEKSQVQTQPQALSPGQQEAGVGLGELEGALPEDGSLEKGSLESSSGKEKLRMESPVLSGFDYQDSLGMGTSIAQSTSSSSLTSFNNWSPAVPSTQSPVVGEDVGGFFGPAGSNANGPPLLFQNFSHHAGPGFGAGGSFSPQIGPVSQHHAPTPHPQHYHPHGQGVPQQHRRSPASPHPPQPSFPPHPHRTGPFTQLPHLTTAQNKPPSPWGSYQSPSTPTSTSWSPGGYGGWGGTQGVREYRRGVGGGMSGLNSISPLKKSFPNNQVPSQKFPRNSSGFNHKGWVEDTMSRSDSIYPFQQERTRSFDGFSMHSLENSLIDIMRAEQDSLKGRYSFSHQGGDGPLPMNGHSSLFPMEDERSFGEDESGDQGLPGLGSAHCFPHLNGERVERYSRKVFVGGLPPDIDEDEITASFRRFGHLFVDWPHKAESKSYFPPKGYAFLLFQDESSVQALIDACIQEDSKLYLCVSSPTIKDKPVQIRPWNLNDSDFVMDGSQPLDPRKTIFVGGVPRPLRAVELAMIMDRLYGGVCYAGIDTDPELKYPKGAGRVAFSNQQSYIAAISARFVQLQHGEIDKRVEVKPYVLDDQLCDECQGTRCGGKFAPFFCANVTCLQYYCEYCWAAIHSRAGREFHKPLVKEGGDRPRHISFRWN
- the LOC109626761 gene encoding cytoplasmic polyadenylation element-binding protein 4-like isoform X4, whose amino-acid sequence is MGDYGFGVLVKNSSGNKSAFPLRIPPHLQPQHPHHPSNPPSPPSFVNNTCSTNGGSAWLFPAVAPHSNMQDEILESDKSKALDLQDMQEKSQVQTQPQALSPGQQEAGVGLGELEGALPEDGSLEKGSLESSSGKEKLRMESPVLSGFDYQDSLGMGTSIAQSTSSSSLTSFNNWSPAVPSTQSPVVGEDVGGFFGPAGSNANGPPLLFQNFSHHAGPGFGAGGSFSPQIGPVSQHHAPTPHPQHYHPHGQGVPQQHRRSPASPHPPQPSFPPHPHRTGPFTQLPHLTTAQNKPPSPWGSYQSPSTPTSTSWSPGGYGGWGGTQGVREYRRGVGGGMSGLNSISPLKKSFPNNQVPSQKFPRNSSGFNHKGWVEDTMSRSDSIYPFQERTRSFDGFSMHSLENSLIDIMRAEQDSLKGRYSFSHQGGDGPLPMNGHSSLFPMEDERSFGEDESGDQGLPGLGSAHCFPHLNGERVERYSRKVFVGGLPPDIDEDEITASFRRFGHLFVDWPHKAESKSYFPPKGYAFLLFQDESSVQALIDACIQEDSKLYLCVSSPTIKDKPVQIRPWNLNDSDFVMDGSQPLDPRKTIFVGGVPRPLRAVELAMIMDRLYGGVCYAGIDTDPELKYPKGAGRVAFSNQQSYIAAISARFVQLQHGEIDKRVEVKPYVLDDQLCDECQGTRCGGKFAPFFCANVTCLQYYCEYCWAAIHSRAGREFHKPLVKEGGDRPRHISFRWN